In Flavobacterium lacustre, a genomic segment contains:
- a CDS encoding TolC family protein, producing MYKIKLYRCLIPLGVFLSVISCKAPAITTRTTTNNALPELYSNNKDTSNTSTIPWKNFFKDKNLVNLIDIALTNNQELQITLQEIEITKNDIRIKKGEILPKVGVRAGAGVEKVGRYTSQGAGDASTEITPGKEMPDPLMDYTLAAYANWEVDIWKKLRNSKKAAVSRYLSTIEGKNFVLTNLIAEVANSYYELLALDSQLNIVKQNIELQKNALEIVKIQKETARATELAVQKFQAEVLTSKSMEFEILQKIKETENRINFLLGRYPQEIIRDKNNFLNLQPSAIDSGIPSQLLANRPDIKQAELELAAAKLDVKIARAEFYPSLAISAGIGLQAFKTSYLLTFPESILYSLAGDIAAPLINRNAIKAEFNNANSRQIQAMYNYERTILNAYLEVSNQLSKINNLEKSYDLKWQQVNALNRSIDVSNDLFKSARVDYFEVLMTQRDALESKLELIETKKEQFNATVNVYKDLGGGWK from the coding sequence ATGTATAAAATTAAGTTATATCGATGCCTTATCCCGTTAGGTGTTTTCCTATCGGTGATAAGTTGTAAAGCTCCTGCTATTACAACAAGAACAACTACAAATAATGCTTTGCCAGAATTGTATAGTAATAATAAGGATACGTCTAACACGTCGACTATTCCTTGGAAAAATTTCTTTAAGGATAAAAACTTGGTTAATTTGATTGATATTGCACTCACAAATAATCAGGAATTACAGATTACTTTACAGGAAATAGAAATTACCAAGAATGATATTCGCATCAAGAAAGGGGAGATTTTGCCAAAGGTTGGTGTGAGGGCAGGAGCCGGTGTCGAAAAAGTAGGAAGATATACCAGTCAAGGAGCCGGCGATGCTTCTACTGAGATAACTCCCGGTAAAGAAATGCCTGATCCGCTTATGGACTATACTCTAGCTGCTTATGCAAATTGGGAAGTTGATATCTGGAAAAAATTGCGTAATTCTAAGAAAGCAGCTGTTAGCAGGTATTTATCTACTATTGAAGGTAAAAATTTTGTACTTACAAATCTTATTGCAGAAGTAGCTAATTCATATTATGAATTACTTGCTCTGGATAGTCAGTTGAACATTGTAAAACAGAACATTGAATTACAAAAAAATGCCCTGGAAATTGTAAAAATTCAGAAAGAAACTGCCAGAGCAACAGAACTTGCCGTTCAAAAATTTCAGGCTGAAGTATTAACTTCGAAAAGTATGGAGTTTGAAATTCTCCAAAAGATAAAAGAAACAGAAAATAGAATTAACTTTTTACTGGGCCGTTATCCTCAAGAAATCATAAGGGATAAAAACAATTTTTTGAATTTACAGCCTTCAGCAATTGATTCGGGAATTCCTTCACAATTATTGGCGAATCGTCCCGATATTAAACAAGCTGAACTTGAACTGGCTGCCGCAAAGTTAGACGTAAAAATAGCTAGAGCCGAATTTTATCCTTCATTAGCTATTTCAGCTGGAATCGGATTACAAGCTTTTAAAACATCATATTTGTTAACGTTTCCGGAGTCTATACTTTATTCTCTTGCGGGAGATATCGCTGCACCACTGATAAATAGAAACGCAATCAAAGCAGAGTTTAATAACGCCAATTCACGTCAAATCCAGGCTATGTATAACTATGAACGTACTATTTTAAACGCATATTTGGAAGTTTCTAATCAGCTCTCTAAAATTAATAATTTAGAAAAAAGTTATGATTTGAAATGGCAACAAGTGAATGCCTTAAACCGGTCGATTGATGTTTCTAATGATTTGTTCAAGTCTGCCAGAGTAGATTATTTTGAAGTTTTGATGACGCAGCGTGACGCTTTAGAGTCTAAACTTGAATTGATAGAAACAAAAAAAGAACAGTTCAACGCTACTGTCAATGTTTATAAGGATTTAGGAGGAGGTTGGAAATAA